The Elgaria multicarinata webbii isolate HBS135686 ecotype San Diego chromosome 4, rElgMul1.1.pri, whole genome shotgun sequence genome contains a region encoding:
- the LOC134398196 gene encoding trace amine-associated receptor 5-like: MKHLMQAEAKSARWQRSMTYTAEDPVPILLCFQMNGSCYRTLHPLGVQLAIYIICAMGMLLTVLGNLLVVIAVFHFKILHTPTNFLLLSLALADLLLGLTVLPFSTIRSVESCWYFGNAFCRFHTFLDTLFCLTSIFHLCFISIDRHCAICDPLLYPSKFTVRVACVYIAVGWGVPAVYTSIFLYSKTVEDGLDQFLQDLPCVGSCQLLFNKLWGWINFPLFFFPCLIMIGLYIKIFIVATRQAKQISSMNKRAEGSKHQLGAMKRERKAAKTLGIAVAIYLLCWLPFTIDTMADSLLGFITPPVLFDVLIWFAYFNSACNPLIYVFSYRWFRKAVKLILTQQIFHTRTTTVDLYQEE; encoded by the coding sequence ATGAAACATTTGATGCAGGCCGAAGCCAAGAGTGCCAGGTGGCAAAGAAGCATGACTTACACTGCAGAAGACCCCGTCCCGATTCTACTCTGCTTTCAAATGAATGGTTCCTGTTACAGAACCCTGCATCCTCTGGGAGTCCAGTTAGCCATCTACATCATCTGTGCCATGGGCATGCTACTTACGGTGCTGGGGAACCTGCTGGTGGTGATTGCGGTCTTCCACTTCAAAATACTTCACACCCCCACCAATTTCTTGCTCCTCTCCCTGGCACTGGCAGACCTCCTCCTGGGCTTAACAGTGCTTCCCTTTAGTACAATCCGCTCTGTGGAGAGCTGCTGGTATTTTGGCAATGCTTTTTGCCGgttccacacttttctggacacaCTGTTTTGCTTGACCTCCATATTCCACCTCTGCTTTATCTCCATCGACCGTCACTGTGCCATCTGTGACCCATTGCTCTACCCCAGCAAGTTCACCGTACGTGTGGCTTGCGTCTACatagcggtggggtggggggtgcctgCGGTTTACACCTCCATCTTCCTGTACAGCAAAACAGTGGAGGATGGGTTAGACCAGTTCTTGCAGGACCTGCCCTGCGTTGGGAGCTGCCAGCTCCTCTTCAACAAACTCTGGGGTTGGATCAACTTCCCactcttcttcttcccctgcctgaTCATGATAGGGTTGTACATCAAGATATTTATTGTAGCCACCAGACAAGCCAAACAGATTAGCAGCATGAATAAGAGAGCCGAGGGGTCCAAGCATCAGCTAGGAGccatgaaaagagaaaggaaggcagCGAAAACACTTGGGATCGCAGTAGCAATTTATTTGCTGTGCTGGTTGCCCTTTACCATAGACACCATGGCCGACAGCCTGCTAGGTTTCATTACCCCACCTGTCCTGTTCGATGTTCTTATTTGGTTTGCTTACTTTAATTCTGCCTGCAACCCCTTGATTTATGTGTTTTCTTACCGTTGGTTCAGAAAAGCTGTAAAGCTCATTTTAACTCAGCAGATTTTCCATACAAGAACAACTACGGTAGACTTGTACCAGGAGGAATGA